A section of the Cryobacterium soli genome encodes:
- a CDS encoding tripartite tricarboxylate transporter substrate binding protein, which produces MTMPRTLKLTGVLAAAALTLTACSSSPGADGAEDVSAYPEGDITFIVQAAAGGGSDLTSRALASELETELGVSVIVENRPGASGSTAMQYIADSDPDGYTIGFVPVEISMLAHQGFDIEPDNYDFLGQIMLAPGVISVPNDSPFKTLDDLVAAGKSGSVTMANAGAGSIWEAAELGLADLTGATVVPVPFDGGGPAVAAVMGNQVDAAVGGTAETAAAHNGGQLRALAVLHDERHPLLPDVETAEELGYDLKFGGWGGVYAPAGLPDDVREALADAIATSAQSDTFVDTITKSGALSVYKTPADFTEFIDSEYTRFAGLLEVK; this is translated from the coding sequence ATGACAATGCCACGTACCCTCAAGCTGACCGGTGTTCTGGCGGCCGCCGCCCTCACCCTCACGGCGTGCTCCTCCTCCCCCGGCGCCGATGGCGCCGAGGACGTCTCGGCCTACCCCGAGGGTGATATCACCTTCATCGTGCAGGCCGCCGCCGGCGGCGGCTCCGACCTCACCTCCCGCGCCCTGGCCAGCGAGCTGGAAACGGAACTCGGTGTGTCGGTGATCGTCGAGAACCGGCCCGGCGCATCGGGTTCAACGGCCATGCAGTACATCGCCGACTCCGACCCGGATGGCTACACCATCGGCTTCGTCCCCGTGGAGATCTCGATGCTGGCCCACCAGGGCTTCGACATCGAACCGGACAACTACGACTTCCTCGGCCAGATCATGCTCGCCCCCGGAGTGATCTCGGTGCCCAACGACAGCCCCTTCAAGACCCTCGACGACCTCGTCGCCGCGGGCAAGTCGGGCTCGGTCACCATGGCAAACGCCGGTGCCGGTTCCATCTGGGAAGCCGCCGAGCTGGGCCTGGCCGACCTCACCGGTGCAACGGTTGTTCCCGTGCCCTTCGACGGCGGCGGCCCCGCCGTGGCCGCTGTGATGGGCAACCAGGTCGACGCCGCCGTGGGCGGCACCGCCGAGACCGCCGCGGCGCACAACGGCGGCCAGCTGCGCGCCCTCGCCGTGCTCCACGACGAGCGCCACCCGCTGCTGCCCGACGTGGAAACCGCTGAGGAACTCGGCTACGACCTCAAGTTCGGTGGCTGGGGCGGTGTCTACGCACCGGCCGGACTGCCCGATGACGTGCGCGAAGCCCTCGCCGACGCGATCGCCACCTCCGCCCAGTCGGACACGTTCGTCGACACCATCACCAAGAGCGGCGCCCTGTCGGTCTACAAGACTCCGGCGGACTTCACCGAGTTCATCGACAGCGAGTACACCCGCTTCGCCGGCCTGCTCGAAGTCAAGTAA
- a CDS encoding sialidase family protein — protein sequence MRATSVSADIPTDIPLHITAGVTRDWVARPGTTGGVQCHASTVLAVGDSLVCAWFAGTAEGTPDNGILVAVRQPGGTWSEPRRVTGSGGPGDAVAHWNPVLAQAPDGAVWLFFKRGPRISEWSTWLCTSDDHGSTWSAPRELVPGDVGGRGPVKNPPVRTIDGAWLAPASTETWASGGPVWESFVDRSPDNGRTWNRVAIPLDRSTLAGAGVIQPALWVTGNTVGALLRSSEGHAFVAFSTDNGRSFAPAVPSDLPNNNSGLTVAQLPDGTLAGVHNPTGTSWGARCPLALAVSRDGRHWQTVAIIDNGRMPLGAFTPSLPAASETGFDPRDDGVRTDGTGEYSYPAAIVHGDDLVITYTWQRRGIASATVPLSLLTCPSLLAHSEPNRKVQP from the coding sequence ATGCGTGCCACCAGCGTCTCCGCTGACATCCCCACCGACATCCCTCTCCACATCACGGCCGGCGTCACCCGCGACTGGGTGGCCCGGCCCGGCACAACCGGCGGCGTGCAGTGCCACGCCTCCACGGTGCTGGCCGTGGGCGACTCCCTCGTGTGCGCCTGGTTCGCGGGCACCGCGGAAGGCACCCCCGACAACGGCATCCTCGTGGCCGTGCGGCAGCCCGGCGGCACCTGGAGCGAGCCGCGGCGGGTCACCGGCAGCGGTGGCCCAGGGGACGCCGTCGCGCACTGGAACCCGGTGCTCGCCCAGGCCCCGGACGGAGCGGTGTGGCTGTTCTTCAAGCGTGGCCCGCGCATCTCGGAATGGTCGACCTGGCTGTGCACCAGCGACGACCACGGTTCTACCTGGTCGGCACCGCGGGAACTCGTTCCCGGCGACGTCGGTGGGCGCGGACCGGTGAAGAATCCGCCGGTGCGCACGATCGACGGCGCCTGGCTCGCTCCGGCCTCCACCGAGACCTGGGCGTCCGGCGGGCCGGTCTGGGAGAGCTTCGTCGACCGCTCCCCCGACAACGGTCGCACCTGGAACCGCGTCGCCATCCCGCTGGACCGGTCGACGCTAGCGGGCGCGGGCGTCATCCAGCCGGCCCTGTGGGTCACCGGCAACACCGTCGGCGCCCTGTTGCGGTCGTCGGAAGGACACGCCTTCGTCGCGTTCTCGACCGACAACGGCCGGAGCTTCGCCCCCGCCGTGCCGAGCGACCTGCCGAATAACAACAGCGGCCTCACCGTGGCGCAGCTGCCCGACGGCACCCTCGCCGGCGTGCACAATCCCACCGGTACCAGCTGGGGCGCCCGCTGCCCGTTGGCCCTGGCGGTCTCGCGCGATGGAAGGCACTGGCAGACCGTGGCGATCATCGACAACGGGCGGATGCCGCTCGGCGCGTTCACGCCCAGCCTGCCCGCCGCATCCGAGACCGGATTCGACCCCCGCGACGACGGAGTGCGCACCGACGGCACCGGCGAGTACTCGTACCCCGCCGCGATCGTGCATGGCGACGATCTTGTCATCACCTACACCTGGCAGCGCCGCGGGATCGCCAGCGCCACCGTGCCCCTCTCCCTGCTCACCTGCCCCTCACTGCTCGCCCACTCAGAACCGAACCGAAAGGTGCAACCATGA
- a CDS encoding tripartite tricarboxylate transporter permease: MNPLESGLSAVLDPVTLLCLMIGLLVGTLVGVFPGITGSMAVALAAGFTLTLEPVQGLAVLLSIYVGANYGDRIPAILVNTPGTPAAIATTFDGYPMAKQGKAGLALVVSALASTVGILVSMVVFIIAAQPVAKLALNFGPPEMFALVVFGLTIMISISSKSIVKGVLAGAVGLTLGTIGRDPITGDQRFTFGLNDLSGGLDFIAVIIGLFGIAELFDQLLTHREQKTKPISSLGRWWPTKKEYKEMGKPMALSTGVGIVVGIVPAAGGDIAGLIGWDRARAVSKNKDKFGKGSIEGITAADGASSATLGGSLITTMALGIPGDSVMAVMIGSMIIWGLQPGPQLFTNNPDLVVSIAAIMIVATVVSLGISLVRMRGMVKLMDLPNYYIWSAILIFCVVGTYTVTNNMYTVIVMLISGVVGLVMKRTGFPAGPVVLGLLLGPLAEANLRRALLIDGPTIFFTQPISAVMLALAAVAILVPIIAKVRAARRGTVDPGSLEDRLADRTQREAAESKSER, from the coding sequence ATGAACCCCCTGGAATCCGGGCTGAGCGCGGTCCTCGACCCGGTCACCCTGCTGTGCCTCATGATCGGCCTGCTCGTGGGCACCCTGGTCGGCGTGTTCCCCGGCATCACCGGATCGATGGCGGTGGCCCTGGCCGCCGGCTTCACCCTCACCCTCGAACCCGTTCAGGGTCTGGCCGTGCTGCTGAGCATCTACGTCGGCGCCAACTACGGCGACCGCATCCCCGCCATCCTGGTCAACACGCCAGGCACTCCCGCCGCCATCGCCACCACCTTCGACGGCTACCCGATGGCCAAACAAGGCAAGGCCGGCCTTGCGCTGGTGGTCTCGGCGCTGGCCTCGACGGTGGGCATCCTGGTGTCGATGGTGGTCTTCATCATCGCTGCCCAGCCCGTGGCCAAGCTGGCGCTCAACTTCGGGCCGCCCGAGATGTTCGCCCTCGTCGTGTTCGGCCTCACCATCATGATCTCGATCTCGTCGAAGTCGATCGTGAAGGGTGTGCTCGCCGGGGCCGTGGGCCTGACGCTGGGCACCATCGGCCGCGACCCGATCACCGGCGACCAGCGGTTCACCTTCGGACTGAACGACCTGTCCGGCGGTTTGGACTTCATTGCGGTGATCATCGGGCTCTTCGGCATCGCCGAACTGTTCGACCAGCTGCTGACCCACCGCGAGCAGAAGACCAAGCCGATCTCCTCCCTGGGCCGCTGGTGGCCCACCAAGAAGGAGTACAAGGAGATGGGCAAACCCATGGCGCTCAGCACCGGGGTCGGCATCGTCGTCGGCATCGTTCCCGCCGCCGGCGGCGACATCGCCGGACTGATCGGCTGGGACCGCGCCCGAGCGGTGTCCAAGAACAAGGACAAGTTCGGCAAGGGCTCCATCGAGGGCATCACGGCCGCCGACGGTGCGTCCAGCGCCACGCTCGGCGGATCGCTGATCACCACCATGGCGCTGGGCATCCCCGGCGACTCGGTGATGGCCGTGATGATCGGCTCCATGATCATCTGGGGGCTGCAGCCCGGTCCGCAGCTGTTCACCAACAACCCCGACCTGGTCGTCTCCATCGCAGCGATCATGATCGTCGCCACGGTCGTGTCGCTCGGCATCAGCCTGGTGCGGATGCGCGGCATGGTGAAACTGATGGACCTGCCCAACTACTACATCTGGTCGGCCATCCTCATCTTCTGCGTGGTCGGCACGTACACCGTGACCAACAACATGTACACCGTCATCGTCATGCTCATCTCCGGCGTGGTCGGGCTCGTGATGAAGCGCACGGGCTTCCCCGCCGGTCCGGTGGTGCTCGGGCTGTTGCTCGGCCCGCTGGCCGAGGCCAACCTGCGCCGGGCGCTGCTGATCGACGGGCCGACGATCTTCTTCACCCAGCCGATCTCGGCCGTCATGCTCGCGCTGGCCGCCGTGGCGATCCTGGTGCCGATCATCGCCAAGGTGCGTGCCGCCCGGCGCGGCACGGTCGACCCGGGCTCGCTCGAGGACCGCCTCGCCGACCGCACCCAGCGTGAGGCCGCCGAGTCGAAGTCCGAGCGCTGA
- a CDS encoding GntR family transcriptional regulator, with the protein MPQALALGDHVVTQLRHAIVAGEIPPNTHLVESQLSIRFDVSRGPIRDALRQLESEGLVESHRRGVFAVGLRASDVDELYMLREILEVKALELTRAHSTDASWDLVEGNLNIMRDRVAANDSLGFSRADLNFHSAFYSVAGGKRLESMWKMYEPTFAVMLELTNAEDRDLGPTYQDHLDLYTTLRNGDIPTAVEMLRVHLQGSRDRLTNAFKRLHAEA; encoded by the coding sequence GTGCCCCAGGCACTGGCGCTCGGCGACCACGTCGTCACCCAGCTACGCCACGCCATCGTCGCCGGCGAGATCCCGCCGAACACCCACCTCGTCGAATCCCAGCTGTCGATCCGGTTCGACGTGAGCCGCGGCCCCATCCGCGACGCCCTGCGCCAACTGGAGTCCGAAGGCCTGGTCGAGAGCCACCGCCGCGGCGTGTTCGCTGTGGGGCTGCGTGCCAGTGACGTGGACGAGCTGTACATGCTCCGCGAGATCCTCGAGGTCAAGGCCCTCGAACTGACCCGCGCGCACTCGACCGACGCCAGCTGGGACCTGGTGGAGGGCAACCTCAACATCATGCGCGACCGGGTGGCAGCCAACGACTCCCTGGGCTTCTCCCGGGCCGACCTCAACTTCCACTCCGCGTTCTACTCGGTGGCCGGCGGCAAGCGGCTCGAGAGCATGTGGAAGATGTACGAGCCCACCTTCGCGGTGATGCTCGAGCTCACCAACGCCGAAGACCGCGATCTCGGTCCCACCTATCAGGACCACCTCGACCTGTACACGACGTTGCGCAACGGCGACATCCCCACCGCCGTCGAGATGCTCCGCGTGCACCTGCAGGGCTCCCGCGACCGACTCACCAACGCCTTCAAGCGGCTGCACGCCGAGGCCTGA
- a CDS encoding dihydrodipicolinate synthase family protein, producing the protein MTAQIVSALPIPFSADGAVQWDTFDALLTRVEPHVHAALVAGTTGEFPALDDDERQEAFRRACLVLGADRVIAHIGHASQHQVVRLGRAAATLGITRMATLTPYYLPADDAAVIEFYRGVTAALPGIEHYVYLFPERTGIVVSPAAFREIMSLPGVRGAKLSGAATDLLVQYIAELQPGQELYSGDDSTLPTVLSEGGTGVVSGVSAAYPETFGRLAAALDDDHNGAAAAGLQATVVQLVALTGPSIIRLKAAVSANVPGQWDSRMSMAAIDDTLHGDLLDMAANNR; encoded by the coding sequence ATGACCGCACAAATCGTCAGCGCCCTCCCCATCCCCTTCAGCGCCGACGGCGCCGTGCAGTGGGACACCTTTGACGCGCTGCTCACCCGGGTCGAGCCGCACGTGCACGCCGCCCTCGTCGCCGGCACCACCGGTGAGTTCCCGGCGCTGGACGACGACGAACGGCAGGAAGCGTTCCGCCGCGCCTGCCTCGTGCTCGGCGCCGACCGGGTGATCGCGCACATCGGCCACGCGAGCCAACACCAGGTGGTGCGCCTCGGCCGTGCTGCCGCCACGCTCGGCATCACCCGGATGGCCACCCTCACGCCCTACTACCTGCCCGCCGACGACGCCGCGGTGATCGAGTTCTACCGGGGTGTCACGGCAGCCCTGCCCGGCATCGAACACTACGTCTACCTGTTCCCCGAGCGCACCGGCATCGTCGTGTCGCCGGCCGCATTCCGCGAGATCATGAGCCTGCCCGGGGTGCGCGGCGCGAAACTGTCCGGCGCGGCCACCGACCTGCTCGTGCAGTACATCGCCGAGCTGCAGCCCGGCCAGGAGCTGTACTCCGGCGACGACTCCACCCTGCCCACGGTGCTCAGCGAAGGCGGAACCGGGGTCGTGTCCGGAGTGTCGGCCGCCTACCCCGAGACCTTCGGTCGCCTCGCCGCGGCTCTCGACGACGACCACAACGGCGCCGCCGCCGCCGGGCTGCAGGCCACCGTCGTGCAGCTGGTGGCCCTCACCGGACCGTCGATCATCCGCTTGAAGGCTGCCGTGTCCGCCAACGTGCCCGGCCAGTGGGATTCCCGTATGTCGATGGCCGCCATCGACGACACGCTCCACGGCGACCTGCTCGACATGGCCGCCAACAACCGCTGA
- a CDS encoding tripartite tricarboxylate transporter TctB family protein, producing the protein MTPSSSTTSGREGEVDAGGERPTTAPRWPEITIALTAVALTGSVLLLANAIELRLELPGLTPRSWPTFLGALGLGLSLILLVTALVKAPHPNTDNEATTRPGWIKLLLAVAATIAFIVVWPLTAFVVAAPVFVSAVTAIGGGRGIRALIIYPVVMTGALYAMFNLLLRVPL; encoded by the coding sequence ATGACGCCCAGTTCGTCCACGACGAGTGGCCGTGAGGGTGAGGTGGATGCGGGCGGCGAGCGCCCGACCACGGCGCCCCGATGGCCCGAAATCACCATCGCACTCACCGCAGTGGCCCTGACCGGCTCGGTACTCCTCCTGGCCAATGCCATCGAGTTGCGGCTGGAACTGCCGGGCCTGACGCCCCGGTCCTGGCCCACCTTCCTGGGCGCACTGGGCCTCGGCTTGTCCCTCATCCTGCTGGTCACCGCCCTCGTGAAGGCACCTCACCCGAACACCGACAACGAGGCAACGACCCGGCCGGGCTGGATCAAGCTGCTGCTCGCGGTGGCCGCCACGATCGCCTTCATCGTCGTATGGCCGCTGACGGCATTCGTCGTGGCCGCACCGGTGTTCGTCTCGGCGGTCACCGCGATCGGCGGTGGCCGCGGCATCCGTGCCCTCATCATCTACCCGGTCGTGATGACCGGCGCCCTCTACGCCATGTTCAACCTCCTTTTGAGAGTGCCCCTATGA
- a CDS encoding alpha/beta hydrolase, which translates to MKKPLRIALTTLGVLVAIPVLFVATTAVVNAVATASEASAITDYGQRVPVDGKQMNVVQSGDGDQTIVLLPGLGTAAPGLDFQPLIDELDDTYRVVAVEPFGTGLSDQTDTPRTAANITREVHEALQYLDVDRYVLMGHSIAGIYALSYSAAYADELVAFVGIDSSVPDQPGADEPIPAGLISTMSTLGITRALTALAPDPYLGLPYDEETIEQMKLLGSKNAAAPTLVNEMDNTPANFASVSGATFPADLPVLLFVRSTDTDVDGWVALHDKQAASVDTGQVITLTGDHYLHHTLSPQIAQGTTDFLAALSIR; encoded by the coding sequence ATGAAGAAGCCCCTGCGCATCGCGCTTACTACCCTCGGCGTGCTCGTGGCGATTCCGGTGCTGTTCGTCGCCACGACGGCAGTGGTCAACGCCGTCGCCACGGCCTCAGAGGCCTCCGCGATCACCGACTATGGGCAGCGGGTGCCCGTCGACGGCAAGCAGATGAACGTGGTGCAGAGCGGCGACGGCGACCAGACCATCGTGCTGCTGCCCGGACTTGGCACCGCCGCACCCGGCCTCGACTTCCAGCCCCTGATCGACGAACTCGACGACACGTACCGGGTCGTGGCCGTCGAGCCCTTCGGCACCGGACTGAGCGACCAAACCGACACCCCGCGCACCGCCGCGAACATCACCCGGGAGGTGCACGAGGCGCTGCAGTACCTCGACGTGGACCGGTACGTGCTGATGGGCCACTCCATCGCCGGCATCTACGCCCTCAGCTACAGTGCCGCCTACGCGGACGAGCTCGTCGCCTTCGTCGGCATCGACAGCAGCGTGCCCGACCAGCCCGGCGCGGACGAGCCGATTCCGGCCGGCCTGATCTCGACCATGAGCACCCTGGGCATCACCCGCGCCCTCACCGCCCTGGCCCCCGACCCGTACCTGGGCCTGCCCTACGACGAAGAGACCATCGAGCAGATGAAGCTGCTCGGCAGCAAGAACGCGGCGGCTCCGACGCTGGTGAACGAGATGGACAACACCCCCGCCAACTTCGCGTCCGTCAGCGGTGCCACGTTCCCCGCCGACCTCCCGGTGCTGCTCTTCGTGCGCTCCACCGACACCGATGTGGACGGCTGGGTCGCCCTGCACGACAAACAGGCCGCCAGCGTCGACACCGGCCAGGTGATCACCCTCACCGGCGACCACTATCTGCACCACACCCTCTCGCCCCAGATCGCCCAGGGCACCACGGACTTCCTCGCAGCGCTGTCGATACGCTGA